TACCAGTTTTGTAAACCTACTGCCACATCCGTCAGTGCATTGGCAGAGCTGAGTGCATTGCCAGATGAAGGTCCGGAAGGATCTGTATATTCTTTTTTGCAGGATGCAGCAGCGAAGAGTAAGATCCCTGCCATGATTGACCTGCTATAATTATTGATATACCTTTTCATGAATCTCCTTTTTGATGGTTTAGAATTTGGCACGAATCGCTACGTTGTAAGTTCTTGGAGCAGGTACTGAACCGAAGTCAATACCACGCAGAATTGTACTCTGTCCTGCTGCATTCACTTCAGGATCGTATCCTTTGTAGTGATCCCATGAATAAAGGTTTCTTCCACCTACGCTCACTGTCAGGTCACTGATCCCTTTTACTTTGCCAATATTATAACTCAATGATACTTCTCTCAGTTTTACAAAAGAGCCATCATCAATTCTCCATTCCTGTATTGCATATACACCTGCGATATAACCACGTGGCAGTTGACCTCTATCTTCCTGCTCTGCAATTTTACCATTGTCTACACCTTGTCTGGTTCTGAAGTCAGCATTGAATACATCGCCCCCCTGTACAGCATCCAGCTGTGTATGCAGGTTCCATTTTTTGTAGGTGAAATCGTTGGTCAAAGTACCTGTCCAGTCCGGGTTTGGATCACCGATCTTCTTTTGCAGGGAAGAACCTGTTGGCAATCCGTTTGCATCACGACCCGCTGTATAACTCATTGCACTGTTCTGTGTACCCAGTTCTGTCAACGGAATACCTGATGCATTGGTGATCTGTTTGCCATTCGCATCTCTTGCGAAGAAGGTACCATAGAAGAAACCTATTGGCTGACCATTTGCGATAGCTACCGGTGCCCCACTGTTTGTGCTGTACAGAATGATGTTCTGTCCTGTATTCAGTGCTTTGTTCTTATTGTGGTTCCAGATGGCTGTCATATCCCAGGTGAAGTTCTTTGTCTTCACTGGTTCTACATTCAGCACTACTTCCACACCATTGTTCTGCAGGGATCCAATGTTGTCCAGGCGGCTGGTGTAACCCTGTGTAGGTGCGATGGAGCTGGTGATAAGCAGGTCGTTTACACGTTTATGATATACGTTTACAGACACATTCAGGCGATTGTTCAGGAAGCCCAGATCTGTACCGAATTCCAGTTCTTTCTGTCTTTCCGGTTTTACATCCGGATTGGTGTAGGTAGTACCTGAGGTAAAGGAAGCGGCGCCAACAAATGCAACTGCATTATAAGTATTGTAACGGCCATATGCAGATATACCAGTCAGGTTACCTGATTCACCATAAGCAGCACGCAGTTTGAAAAGATTCCACCATTTAGATACACCCATCTTATTCCAGTAATCAGTACCTGATATCACATAGCTACCACTCAGTTTGCTATACAGCTGATTTCTTTCTGACTCACCGAATACAGATGAACCATCCATTCTCAATGCACCTGTGATGAAGAACTGATCACGGTATTTAAAGTTCTGCTGAATGAAAGCACCGGAGATAGACAATTCTGTACGCTGGTCAGCACCAGTAATAGCAGTAGCTGCACCGCTCACAGTAGTTACGAAAGGAGGCAGACCACGACCCTGTTGCAGGGAGTAATGCATTCGCTGGTATTGCTGCGAATAACCGAGTTGTGTTACAGAAGCCAGACGGCTGGTGATCTGTGCATTGTAAGTCGCATTCACATCATGGTTGATCATGAAAGAGATGTTGCTACCTGCACTGGCATAACCATTCTGGGTAGGGTCCAGTGAAGCACCACCACCGTAGAAGCTTGAGCTTACATTATACTTGTAAGGAGGAATGAGGGTAGTACCATCCTGGCTATAGTTGTCAATACCCATATGATAATCGACAGTCAGGTTCTTCACGGGTTTGAGTTTAATACCCGCACCCGCGATGATCCTGCTCGTTTGCTGCTGCTGTTTGATGTCCTCTATTACAGAAACAGGGTTCACACGTCCACGTTCACCTACAGCCTGAATATTACCCACAGCATCTCTTGCCCAGATGTCGTAGTAGTTACCAATGATGGTCACAGAGTTGGTCGGTGAGAAGAAGGAGTTACCATCCGGTTTCTCATTTGATTTGCTATAAACATAGTTCATGGTGGCATTAAAACTGATCCACTTATTCAGCTCCTGGTCG
This Chitinophaga sancti DNA region includes the following protein-coding sequences:
- a CDS encoding SusC/RagA family TonB-linked outer membrane protein — its product is MRMYQLFRHVKCRYLLLFFVMQCLTAAAAFAQVKLTGKVTDETGTPLPGITVAIKNTKSGAMTDGDGNFVINADLKPGTYTVSFSGIGFAQKQSDLVIGTGKTYTLNTQLGTSVSKLDEVVVTGTSAGTTRKQLGSYVSTVKAAELSKGATGNVLAALQGKTAGAQVSQNSGDPAGGISVKLRGISTIGGSTDPLYIIDGVIIDNSTTRVTNADASYAGGNSVGNVGQSRMVDINPADIESIEVLNGAAAAAIYGSRANAGVVQIFTKRGSSGAPVVNFSTSFNVNELRKKLDVNQAPTKFGGDPATSTQTILTPSITTTTDVKRYDYQDYIFRTGVGADNNISVTGGQNKTKYYASAGYLYNQGIVRNTDFNRYSFRLNLDQELNKWISFNATMNYVYSKSNEKPDGNSFFSPTNSVTIIGNYYDIWARDAVGNIQAVGERGRVNPVSVIEDIKQQQQTSRIIAGAGIKLKPVKNLTVDYHMGIDNYSQDGTTLIPPYKYNVSSSFYGGGASLDPTQNGYASAGSNISFMINHDVNATYNAQITSRLASVTQLGYSQQYQRMHYSLQQGRGLPPFVTTVSGAATAITGADQRTELSISGAFIQQNFKYRDQFFITGALRMDGSSVFGESERNQLYSKLSGSYVISGTDYWNKMGVSKWWNLFKLRAAYGESGNLTGISAYGRYNTYNAVAFVGAASFTSGTTYTNPDVKPERQKELEFGTDLGFLNNRLNVSVNVYHKRVNDLLITSSIAPTQGYTSRLDNIGSLQNNGVEVVLNVEPVKTKNFTWDMTAIWNHNKNKALNTGQNIILYSTNSGAPVAIANGQPIGFFYGTFFARDANGKQITNASGIPLTELGTQNSAMSYTAGRDANGLPTGSSLQKKIGDPNPDWTGTLTNDFTYKKWNLHTQLDAVQGGDVFNADFRTRQGVDNGKIAEQEDRGQLPRGYIAGVYAIQEWRIDDGSFVKLREVSLSYNIGKVKGISDLTVSVGGRNLYSWDHYKGYDPEVNAAGQSTILRGIDFGSVPAPRTYNVAIRAKF